GCTGCTGACAACTGGCGGATCTCTGGGCGGCAGGGCCTGGTGGAGCTGTTGCGGGGCACGGGGCCAGGActcctggggctgcaggtggAGGCCTGCTCTGGTGTGGCCTCGGGGGAGGTGGTGATGGGGGGCTTCAGGGATGTCGTGACGGGGGGCTCCGGGGACTCTGTGgtgctgggctctgggggagTCATGACGGGGGGCTCCAGGGAGGTCAGGCCCTGCAGGACTGGAAAACACGGCAGCCATCTGTTCTTGCTGCTGCCCagccccttctcctccctccctctctccacccgGACCACATGGTTGGACCAGAACTGCTCCAAGCCCCGTCCATTCACTTGGGTGAATCGTAGGGTATCCCAGTGGGCAGGAGCCGTCTCAGGGTCTGtcatgcccctccccccaacGAGCATCCAAATCTCCGTGTCTCACTTTCCTCAACTGGAAAGCGGGGTGAGAGGCCCCCACCCCAGGGGCTGGCGTGGAGAGTGACACGGGTGTTGGATCTTATTATTATGGggctgaggggtggggagagggaaggggtgcCCCGCCCCCTTGCGGTGCAGATGAGAGACTGAGGCCCGAGAGGGGATCTGTCCATTCTGCTGTGTGATGGCGCTAAAATCCGGAGGACTCTGTGCACACCCTCCCAGCacacccctgcctccccccacacccctgcTTCGACTTGAGCCAAACCTTTCCCGGCCCCCAGGCCCCAGCCATTAACATGAGTATCGGGGTGCCCTCTCAGAGAACGAATCTGTGCTTCCTTAGTGAGAGGCTGCCAGAAGCTTGGTGATGCGGTCAGGGCCTGTCCCAGATGAGACAAACTAATAACATCTGACAtgaactgagcacctactgtgtgccaggccccacGTTAAATGTTGTCATTCGTTAGTTCATTCAGCATTTCTTGTGCACCTACTACACGCCAGGCTCCGTGATAACAGTTATTGATTAATTCATTCAGGATGTATCTATTGGACATCTACTGTGTGCTGAGCACTGTTTTAGCCACTGGGGGGACAGCCATGAACGAGAGTGACACATTCCTATCTCGATGAAACCAATGGCAGGGGAGACagataatggggaaaaaaataaagagagcacACAGGAGTCAGATGTTGATAAAAGGTGTCAACAAACATTCaacaggagaagagaaagggcctgagagtgtgtgtgtgtgtgtgtgtgtgtgtgtgtgtgtgtgtgtgtggtgggggtaGGAGTGGGGTTTGACCCCTTGGACAGAGAGGTCAGGGCAAGTCTCACTGGGAAGGAGACCCgagggaggtgagggagatgTGGGGAAGAGCGTTCCCGGTGGAGGGCAcagcagtgcaaaggccctgggacaGGACTGCACCTAGGGTGTCGGAGGAACAGCAGACTgagtgagggggagagagggaagaagtgaggcagggggtgggggtgggggacggggCAAACAGGTCAGGCTCCGCAGGGCTCCGTGGGCGCGAGGAGCTTGGGCTTTCACCCCAAGGGAGGTGGGAGCCCtggagggctgtgggcagaggacGGGCAGCACCTTATGGGACCTGGCTCAGGGTAGGTGCTCAGCgaatctgctgaatgaatgaacgagtgaGAAGTAGCCCCTGGCTGCCACGAAGGGACAGACTAAAGATcgaatgcagggacttccctggtggcgcagaagttaagaatctgcctgccaacgcagggaacaggggctcaagccctggtcggggaggatcccacatgccgcggagcaactaagcccgtgcgccacaactactgagctcgctcgcctagagcccgtgctcctcaagaagagaagccaccgcaatgagaagcctgcgcaccacaacaggagtagcccccgctcgctgcaactaaagaaagcccgcgcacagcaacaaagacccaacgcagccaaaagttattaattaattaattacaaaatataaaataaaataaagatcgaATGCAATTTTTCCTCGGCTGTGGTACTGTGACCTGCCCAGGTGGCGACACAGCAGGGGAGGGGCTTAACCAGGGTTCCATAAGAGCCGCTGGGCGCTGCTCATCAAGGCTCACAGGCGCTGGGTGGTGTGACCTCACCCACTTCCTgggggacactgaggcacaggctCACCTGGAATGGGCCGGCGGCGGCTCAGCTCCAAGCCGGGCAGCCTCATGGTCGCCTGGcagtggagggagggtggggtgggtgttCCCAAGGCGGGCAGCAGCCAGCGCTGTGTCACTTGGAACAGCGGGTCCTCGCCCTCCTGGGGCTCCTCCATCACATCCCGGAGGGCCTCCACCCCCTCCAGTTCCTGATCTCCCAGGAGCAGGGACATGGAGAGGGTGTCAGGGCCAGCAGGCGTGACGTTGTGGGCTGTGCAGGACACCTCCTGGTCTGGCCCAGCCACTAGGGCCTCTGGGGCCACAGTCAGTTGGTCCGGGAAGGCTGTGGAGGGAGTGgaggaagggggtgggcagaGCTTCGAGGGTCAGGGCTGGGCCCTGAGGAGGGGGCGTGGGGACTGCTGGTGTCCGGGGACAGGGAAGACCCAGTGCCGCACCCGCAGAAAGGGCAAGGGGGTCAGGTACAGGAGGTTTGGGGGtggttgggggagaggggatgCGGGGTGGAGGGAGCGGACTGCAGATCGACTCAGGAGGACCTGCGAGGCCAGCTTTGAGCTGGGGCGGGCTGGGCAATCCGGGAAGCCTCCCAGGCAGAGGTGGCACAAGGATAGAGGGAAAGCAGGGCCGCTGGCTGGGCCCCACGTGTGCCACGGTGGCGGGAAGGGTGGGGGCTCACCGAACACCAGGAGCCGCACGATGTGCTGGAAGGCGACGTCCCCGCAGGAGCCCACGCACACGCGGGGCCCCGCGGCCGACAGCGAGGCGTTGAGCACGGAGAGGACGCTGCTACCCGCGCCCGACTGCACGGCGCCCAGGCTGGTGTCCAGGCCCCGCCACTGCACCGAGGCCGCCCTGCCGTCCTCGCAGGCCAGGCGGCAGGTGAACTGTAGCGACTCGCCCAAGGCCACCGCCACCTCGGGCTCGGGGGGCTCCACCTCCAGCGGCCCACCTGCGGGCGACGGCGCTCTcagccccgccccgcgcccccaGCACCCTCCTCCGAGGCCCTccaatgtgggatcctccctcgCCTCCCCAAACCTACGCACTGCCCCGCTCCGCgcccctcctctctcccagccCCTTCCCGGCTCGGAGACCCCTGCCCCGCTCACCGCGGCCCAGCTGCAGCAGCCCCAGAAAGAGGGGAAGCAGGAGGGCGATGCCCTGCTCCATGCTCGGTCCCCGGCTCTGTCCCCTGCCCGCGGGGGAGGTGGCTTAAATACTGGCGCCCCGGGCTCCTtctccgccccccgccccccggcccgcGACCccgcttcccctccccctcctccagctgcTCCCCGGGGGTTTCCCGAGGGGGTTTCCCACCCTGACCCCCGACCCTGGAGGCGACAGAGAGGCAGGGACTGGGGGCCAGAGATGGGGCGGGGGAGGCCGAGGTCAGAACCCGCGGGCGGAGGAACTGGGCTGATTCCAGGTTTCACTTTTAGAGACTGAAGATCggaagatggaggagggagagggctgACTGTCGAGGTCAATTGAATGGAAATCGGAGCCAGGCCCAGGGCTAGCGCCGGGCTCGGCCAGGCGCGGGAGTCTCGGCCCTCGCTGCCCGGAGCGGCCGCGCGGGGGCGCTGGGGAGCAGCCTCCCCCGATAGCTTGGGCGGCCGCGCAGCAGGTCTCCTGCGGTGGACCGCCCCGAGGAATCCGCTTGGAAGATGGGTCCTGTCAGGGGTGAGGACGCTGTAGGGTGTGGAGCCGAGGCCCACCCACCTCTGAGCTTGTCTCCCGTCCGCCAAACGGGCAGGCGTGATGGGAGCCTGGGACACCGGGCATGGGGCCTCAGTGCCCTGTTCCGCACAGCGACTTGGGTTTGGGCTCCCCACGAGAAGCCGGGGGGAGGGGACCCACAGCAGGCATGGGCGAGGCCTGAGAACCTCATCTTCCCAACGCTGGAATCCATCCACTCTTTCCTCTGGGCCCCTCAGCCTGGCCCCAGTTTCCTTCACAGCCGTTCACCACCCAGCACCCAGAGTGGATTTAGAAACACCCTCTCAGCACGTGGACACCTCATGGCTTCCCCCTGGCAGAGGGAAAAATCCCAGCTCCTGGCCGTGGCTGGAGCCTATGAGACTGGGCAGCCTCCGGACCAGGCAGCCTCAGGACCTTAGCATGAGCCTCCCCTGCTCCGTCTCTGCCCAGATGCCGCCTCCTGAGTGGGAAGCTCCCCAGCCAGCTTCCCCCCCCCAACACCTGATTTCCTAGCAGTCGTTAACGAGGTCAAGTGGCTGATGTCACATCCCCCTTGTACTGGGAATGGGGGGATCTCGTCCGCTGTGACCCCAGACCCCGTGCGCAGCGGGCACACAGGAGGAAAAGGATGGAGAGTCCTGgttgtccccccacccccgcctgactctgcctcagtttccctgactTCAGTGTAAGAGAGGAGTCCCCAGGCCATGCTGTTTCTAAGCACCACCAGCCCTGCCCGTCTGTCTTCTCAACGTCTTCATTGTTAGGGTAGAAACTGGGGCCTAAGAGCAGGGGccggtgggcaggggaggggagctgAGTGGGGGCTGGGGCGccgctgggggcaggggaggggagtggagacTCAGGGGGCCCCAAGTGTTCGAACCCAGAGTCTAACTTCCTTGGTCCCATCCCCCTCCTACCTCAGTGCCAGGAAAGGCCGCACAGGAAGGCAGCTCCAAGGTGCCGCCCCTCCCCAGGCCGGAGGTGTGGGCCCTTCTCGGGAAGCTGGGCCCTTAACCCGGGTGGGGGGCAGCAGGCCTGGTGAATGGGTCTCTTCCCAGGCCCTGACCCGGCTTCCTGGCACCCTGGCAGCCGAGGCCCTTGCAGGGTGTGGACTTGCCCCTCCCCCGCCATCGCTGGCCCCTCCAGCTCCGAGCCTCTGCTTGCGTGAACGAGGAGGGTTAATGACACCCCCGGCTTAAGAGGACAGTGCTAAGGGGAACATGATGACCGCAGCATCAGCAGAGGCCACCCTGAGGAAGGGACAGGTGGGCTCAACAGAGGACAAAGATTCCAGGCAGAGGTGGAAGAagaaaaggggggtggggagacagagacagagggaggggtggggggagaagaggGGGATGGGGCAGGTGACTGGAGGGGGTCTGGATGGACCCCAGGAGGGGCAGGGCCAGCACCagcggcggcgggggggggggggccgggGGACTGAACTGCACTTCCCACCTGCCCCAGGGACATCTGCTCTTGTCCCTAGGTGACTGAGCCCACAGGAGCCGCCTAGGTGGGGGCTGAGGTCCTGGCTGTATCCCCCCAGCCTGGGCTTCCTGCTCTTGGTCCCCCCTTCCCAGcatcgccccccccccaccccagccggAGGAAGTCCTCAGTGGCCTGTGTAGGAAGCCTCCTTCCCATGGAGGTCCGGGCCCCCACCCAAGCCCAACATCCTggcctcctccccaccttcccaggATGGCATCGGGGCTCTGCAGGGCACTCAGGGCCAAGGAGGGTGTCCAGAGAGGCCAGCGCCCCAGCCTTGGGAGATTCCTGTTCCCCCAGGACCCCTGCACTCCGGCTGGCCAGCTCCCCTCGCTAACATCACTGGTCACTTGGGGGCCTCACGGATTTTCTTTGGGGTGAGCTGGAGCCCTGAGGACAGGGCTGGGTCATCTGGGGCTGCTGTCAAGTGCCCCACCCATCTCTGGTGTTGAAGCACCCCAGACTTTAGCCTGAGCCCCCTCACTGGGTGGCTCCCTGCCTCGGTGGTctcagggaggctgggggaggagacGGAGGCTCCTCAGTGAGGGGTCGCCTGTTACATAGTCAGCTCTAGAGCTGGACAGGAGCTGTTCCATCAGGCCTTCGACGTCCCTGCTGGCCCCTGAAGTCCCCTGGCCGAGCTGGGCTGAGGGGGTGAGGATGGCTGACTGGTAGACGACTTGGGAGCCTCGGGGCGCCCTGCCTGTAGAGGGGGAGGGGTTGGGCTGGGGTCACCGTCAGCGCCTAGAGCAGACCCCTCAGGACAGGCCCAGACTGACTTTAGCAGGTGTGGGCAGACCAGGGTGGAGCTCAGATCAGAGGTCTGCTCGCCCAACACCCACCCACCTGTCCTT
This window of the Mesoplodon densirostris isolate mMesDen1 chromosome 3, mMesDen1 primary haplotype, whole genome shotgun sequence genome carries:
- the MADCAM1 gene encoding mucosal addressin cell adhesion molecule 1, encoding MEQGIALLLPLFLGLLQLGRGGPLEVEPPEPEVAVALGESLQFTCRLACEDGRAASVQWRGLDTSLGAVQSGAGSSVLSVLNASLSAAGPRVCVGSCGDVAFQHIVRLLVFAFPDQLTVAPEALVAGPDQEVSCTAHNVTPAGPDTLSMSLLLGDQELEGVEALRDVMEEPQEGEDPLFQVTQRWLLPALGTPTPPSLHCQATMRLPGLELSRRRPIPVLQGLTSLEPPVMTPPEPSTTESPEPPVTTSLKPPITTSPEATPEQASTCSPRSPGPVPRNSSTRPCRPEIRQLSAAGGLELLCEVVCGPGVAVRWTRAPGGLAAYKTQEVGAQAWLSGRSVLWARCHGEGWFQCCLDPGGQTANLYVASEICSPLTTASLWTGSLVLGLLLLVFLTYRLWKRCRPTR